Within Flagellimonas maritima, the genomic segment TCCTAATTCCTACTTTTAAACAAAAAATCTTCCCTATGCGAAAATTTTTCTTTTCAATAATTATTGTTATTAGTTTAATTCACTGTACTGTTAAAGGGCAAACGATAAAGATTAAAAGTGCTGTTATATCCTTTGAGTTTGTTTCCAAGGAAACCAAGGGGACTATATCCGGTTTTAAATCAAATTCTTCAATTGATTGGAAAAATCTCGAGAACTCGGTCTTTAAGGGCTCGGTTGCGTCAGAGACCCTCGACACCAACAACGGATTGCGTAATTGGTCATTAAAAAGCGGGAAATATTTTGATGTGGATGATTATCCAATAATCTCGTTTCAGAGCAAACAAGTAAAACTACACAAAAAGAAACTGGTGGTAACAGGCGATTTGACCATAAAGAACATTACAAAGCCAATCACAATAAATTTTACCCAAAATAAAAATCAACTTATTGGAACAACAAGCCTTTATTCAATTGATTACGGAATTAAAATAAAGAAGAATAGAGAAGATAATCTAGTGAAGGTTAAAATGGTATTTGATACAGACCAATAGGTTATCTTTTAAACATTTCTATTTTTTATCAAAGATGAAACTATAAATTTTATTCACTCCCCAATTTCCCAACGGAAAATACAGTGCAAAGAAAAGGGCCATGCCCAAACTAAAATTACGGATATTGAAAAGCTCATCTAAAATATTATTGGGAAAAGCATAGGAAGTTTGCAAAGCATAACCGCTGAATTCCAAAATGCCCATGGCCACCAAACCATAAGCATACTGTGCATGAAAAGGTAACCCTCGCAATAGCAATGATATGGGTACCATATACAATATATAGCAAGTAATCACTTGCCACCAAAAAGTAAATTTTGCAATCTCTACCTGGGCACCGAACCAGTTCATCCCCAATCCCCATAGAAAGTAGATGACGCAATAAAGCAGCAACAATTGCTTATCCACATTAAGTTTTTGCAAAGCAAAACTCTTAAAGTCTTTCACTTTTCAGCAATTTTTTTATCTATAATGCCCAAAGCATCTCTAACGGTCTGCATTCCATCCATATCATCATTTTCCAACATAATATCAAATTTATCTTCGACGTCCAGTACGATATCCACTAAATTTGCCGAATTGATATTCAAATCTTGCGTAAAATTGCTTTCCATTGTTATGGAATCTGCAGAAACATCATCTGGCAGATAGATTTTTACAATTTCCTTTAACTTTTGATATCTTTCTTTTTCTTGCATTTTCAATATTAATGTTTTAATCCTGACTAAAAGATTTAAAAATAATACAGGCATTTACATCACCAAAGCCAAAACTTGCTTTTGCGATAATTTTTGGAATAAAATCAATTGTAGTTTGGGGAATCTTAGAAATACTTATCATTTTGGATATCTCAGGATGCACATCTTCACAATTAATATTTCCAAAAATCTGTTTTTCTCGAAATTGCAACAAGGTTGCCACACACTCAATGCTTCCCGCTGCGGCAAGGCAGTGCCCGAACAGACTTTTAGATGAATTAATCAAAGGAAATTCACCATTGGAAAATTTCAAAGCTTTTCTCCAGTTATGTATTTCAACTGTATCTTTTATGGTAGCTGTTAAATGTCCGTTGATAGCATCAATCTCTTGTGGACCAATGCCGGCATTTTGTATTGCTGATTGTATGCAACGTACCACGGCATCGTTATTTGGAGCTGTCATGGTACCTCCGCCTCTTTGCCCTCCGCTATTAATGCAACCACCAAGAATTTCCCCATATATTTTTGCTCCTCGCCGTACTGCACTTTCCAAAGATTCCAATATCAAAGCTCCTGCCCCACTACCGGGAACAAAACCAGCGGCAGAAGCGCTCATGGGCCTGCTCGCAGCTTCCGGATTGGTATTATAATCTCTTGGGAGTATTCGCATAGCGTCAAAACCTCCCCACACATAAGGACCACTATCACTACAGCTCCCGACCAGCATTCTTTGTGCTTTTTGGTATTTAATACGCTCATATCCCATTAAAATAGCTTCAGTCCCAGTAGTACATGCAGAGGAATTTGTAGTTACTTGGTTTCCGCAACCTAGCATACCGCCCAGATACGCACTGATTCCACTTGCCATGGTCTGGATTACTGAAGTACTGCCCAATCGTCGCACGTTGCCTTCATCTACCTTATAGATTGCTTCCCTAAACTTATCTACCCCAAGGATTCCCGTACCAAAAATGATTCCGCTGTTCCAATCAGGATTTTCATCACTTTCTGGAATTGGAAGATTTGCATCGCTCCAAGCATCTATACCTGCAAGCACACCATAAACTATACCACTTGCATTAAGACCCCTTAATTGTAATTTAGTAAAGTAATTGTTTAAATGAGATTCTTTAATTAATGGCTTACCAGCTATTTGGCATCCAAAATTTAGTTGTTCTAACTCGGAATGAAATCGAATGCCACTGATACCTTTTTTTAAGGAATTTGCAAATTCCTTAAGATTGATTCCATTGGGTGCACATACCCCCAAACCGGTGACCACTACCCTATTTTCCATCAAGATTAAGTTTTAGCATTCCCGCGAGTGTTCCTTTACAGACCAATTTTTTATCAGAATTGAAAAGTTTCACTTTGCATTTCAATTTATTGAAGCGAAAATATATCTTTTCTGAATTAACTGTTACCGTTTCTCCTGGAAGTACAGGAAGATAAAATTCCATCTCAGAACTACTCATGGCAATTTGTAAATCGATAGTATTTTTTTTTGAAATTGCATCCCCCAAGAGGTAAATTCCAAGGCATACAAGTCCAATCTGGGCACAGCATTCTGTTAAAACCACTCCAGGCGTAACCGGGAAGTCTTTAAAATGTCCCTGATAAAATGATGAATTTTTATCGAAGGTATAAACACCCTCTATCCCATTATCATTAACCGTTATTAAGTCATCTACAAATAAAAACGGTTGATTATATGGCAACAATAGTTTAATTTTATTTTTGTCCATAGTTTATTGTAGGCTCTCTCCACCATCCACCTTAATAATTGTTCCCGTTATCCACTTAGCCTCATCCATTGTCAATAGGTAGGTTGCATTTGCTATGTCCTCAGGCTTTGTAAGTCTTTTGTTCGGGTTTCTTTTTAAGGATTCACTTTTTAAATTATCGCTATTTGGTATCATATTTAAGGATTTTGTATCAGTAACTCCAGCTTGGATACAATTGGCCTTGACCCCTTTATAAGCAAATTCCAGTGCAATATTGCGCATTATCGCCTCTAACGCTGCCTTAGCAGCCGAAACAGCACCATAGTTCTTCCAGGCTTTTGTATTTCCTTCGCTTGTGAACGCAATAATTCGACTGTCTTTTGCGAAAAGACTTTCATCAATC encodes:
- a CDS encoding YceI family protein — translated: MRKFFFSIIIVISLIHCTVKGQTIKIKSAVISFEFVSKETKGTISGFKSNSSIDWKNLENSVFKGSVASETLDTNNGLRNWSLKSGKYFDVDDYPIISFQSKQVKLHKKKLVVTGDLTIKNITKPITINFTQNKNQLIGTTSLYSIDYGIKIKKNREDNLVKVKMVFDTDQ
- a CDS encoding acyl carrier protein translates to MQEKERYQKLKEIVKIYLPDDVSADSITMESNFTQDLNINSANLVDIVLDVEDKFDIMLENDDMDGMQTVRDALGIIDKKIAEK
- a CDS encoding beta-ketoacyl-[acyl-carrier-protein] synthase family protein, producing MENRVVVTGLGVCAPNGINLKEFANSLKKGISGIRFHSELEQLNFGCQIAGKPLIKESHLNNYFTKLQLRGLNASGIVYGVLAGIDAWSDANLPIPESDENPDWNSGIIFGTGILGVDKFREAIYKVDEGNVRRLGSTSVIQTMASGISAYLGGMLGCGNQVTTNSSACTTGTEAILMGYERIKYQKAQRMLVGSCSDSGPYVWGGFDAMRILPRDYNTNPEAASRPMSASAAGFVPGSGAGALILESLESAVRRGAKIYGEILGGCINSGGQRGGGTMTAPNNDAVVRCIQSAIQNAGIGPQEIDAINGHLTATIKDTVEIHNWRKALKFSNGEFPLINSSKSLFGHCLAAAGSIECVATLLQFREKQIFGNINCEDVHPEISKMISISKIPQTTIDFIPKIIAKASFGFGDVNACIIFKSFSQD
- a CDS encoding 3-hydroxyacyl-ACP dehydratase FabZ family protein, coding for MDKNKIKLLLPYNQPFLFVDDLITVNDNGIEGVYTFDKNSSFYQGHFKDFPVTPGVVLTECCAQIGLVCLGIYLLGDAISKKNTIDLQIAMSSSEMEFYLPVLPGETVTVNSEKIYFRFNKLKCKVKLFNSDKKLVCKGTLAGMLKLNLDGK